In Anticarsia gemmatalis isolate Benzon Research Colony breed Stoneville strain chromosome 5, ilAntGemm2 primary, whole genome shotgun sequence, the following are encoded in one genomic region:
- the GC gene encoding gamma-glutamyl carboxylase gives MKAKEKLTVLYKGLNNKWLEQFGFNLKDTTFDKIIDYMYTPKDSSSLAVTRILFGLAMLFDIPDERGGASMAKRWGDVKTCHFPLLPILQPMTLPYMALVYAAMWIGALGIMLGYKFRLTAPTFTICYWYLFLIDKSFWNNHSYLFGLVAILLSCTQADCYWSLDVYLDPSKKKHSVPYWNYFVLKYQFFILYFMAGMKKGTAEWLTGYSVQNLSEHWVFEPFKYFLTVPQTDYLVVHWFVFMFDLTVAIWMMWAYTRNVAMVFCALFHLMNSRLFMIGMFPWVCLATMPLFYPFNWPKRVAAFTKIVYIKIQDYTLAKMSDLKVICKCEVNDSELDTNTEEICKECGEVNDDIIEETLEELNAESNEICDDKNLNTSNENRKLDDVFEEDDGKSKDEKDNFNVDIKVCTEDSYCKKKMTIYLIAIYVFLQGFLPYSHFITKGYNNWTNGLYGYSWDMMVHSWDSNTVVVKLVDNNNKEEMYLDPQLYTLNDRWTRHGDMIYQYAQCIKKNLDMLEEKNCQETLSKNISIYVDVWCGMNGRFVQRMFDPKVDLLKATWSPFERVPYLMPLLDEAVHWRKDLDDIRNEVHSWSNNSDVVFFADFPGYHQEKFIPIDFKNVTLTVLEGTIVFEPEVAKNQIGHSYKLITGNKIKVNNGAFHKVLNIGNKPAFYMYTFYNATESNLGDKKSVKPKLPIFRELLRRFHGMILFANLIFTNIFQLFKFSQCN, from the exons ATGAAGGCTAAGGAAAAACTAACCGTTCTCTACAAGGGTCTTAACAACAAATGGTTGGAACAGTTTGGTTTTAACTTGAAAGACACAACGTTTGATAAGATTATAGACTACATGTACACTCCGAAGGACTCCTCCAGTTTGGCCGTCACCAGGATTCTGTTTG GCCTAGCGATGTTATTCGACATCCCGGACGAGCGCGGCGGTGCAAGTATGGCGAAACGATGGGGGGACGTGAAAACGTGCCACTTCCCCCTGCTGCCGATACTACAGCCCATGACCCTGCCGTATATGGCGCTTGTGTATGCTGCTATGTGGATAG GTGCTCTAGGTATAATGCTAGGCTACAAGTTCAGGCTCACAGCGCCAACGTTCACCATCTGCTACTGGTACCTGTTCCTCATTGACAAGAGCTTCTGGAACAATCACAGCTATCTGTTCGGACTCGTCGCCATACTGCTCTCTTGTACACAGGCTGATTGTTATTG GTCATTGGACGTCTACTTGGACCCTTCAAAGAAGAAGCATTCAGTTCCATACTGGAACTACTTTGTGCTGAAGTATCAGTTCTTCATCCTGTACTTCATGGCTGGCATGAAGAAGGGCACTGCTGAGTGGCTCACCGGCTATTCAGTGCAGAATCTTAGCGAACATTGGGTGTTTGAACCTTTCAA GTACTTCCTCACAGTGCCTCAGACGGATTACCTGGTGGTGCACTGGTTCGTGTTCATGTTTGACCTGACGGTCGCCATCTGGATGATGTGGGCGTACACCAGGAACGTCGCTATGGTGTTCTGCGCTCTCTTCCACCTGATGAACAGCAGGCTGTTTATGATTG GTATGTTTCCTTGGGTTTGCTTGGCAACTATGCCTCTATTCTATCCATTTAATTGGCCCAAAAGAGTTGCAGCTTTTACCAAGATAGTCTACATCAAGATTCAGGATTATACTCTCGCTAAAATGAGCGATTTGAAAGTAATATGTAAATGCGAAGTGAATGATTCCGAGTTAGATACTAATACGGAAGAAATTTGTAAAGAATGTGGAGAAGTTAATGATGACATTATTGAGGAAACGCTAGAGGAATTGAATGCAGAGTCTAACGAAATATGTGATGATAAAAATCTTAACACAAGTAATGAAAATAGGAAGTTAGATGATGTATTTGAAGAAGATGATGGCAAAAGCAAAGAcgaaaaagataattttaatgttgataTTAAAGTGTGCACTGAAGACAGTTATTGCAAAAAGAAAAtgacaatatatttaatagctATTTACGTGTTTCTTCAAGGATTTCTTCCGTAttcacattttataacaaag GGTTACAACAACTGGACAAACGGTCTTTACGGCTACTCCTGGGACATGATGGTCCATTCCTGGGATTCCAACACAGTCGTGGTCAAACTTGTAGACAATAACAACAAAGAAGAAATGTACTTGGATCCACAACTTTATACTCTTAACGACAGATGGACAAGGCACGGAGACATGATCTATCAATACGCTCAATGCATAAAGAAGAATCTAGACATGTTAGAAGAAAAGAATTGTCAAGAAACTCTGTCtaaaaatatatcgatttaCGTCGATGTGTGGTGCGGAATGAATGGCCGTTTTGTCCAAAGGATGTTTGATCCGAAAGTTGACTTGCTGAAGGCTACCTGGTCTCCGTTTGAAAGGGTTCCTTATTTAATGCCTTTGTTGGATGAAGCAGTGCATTGGAGGAAGGATTTGGACGATATAAGGAATGAAGTACATTCGTGGAGTAATAATAGCGATGTTGTTTTCTTTGCTGATTTTCCAG GTTACCACCAAGAAAAATTCATTCCGATAGATTTCAAAAATGTCACGTTAACCGTCCTTGAAGGTACCATCGTATTTGAGCCGGAAGTGGCTAAGAACCAAATCGGACATTCTTACAAATTGATAACTGGCAACAAGATCAAAGTGAATAATGGGGCTTTCCACAAAGTCTTGAATATTGGGAATAAACCAGCATTTTACATGTACACGTTTTATAACGCGACTGAAAGTAATTTAGGAGATAAGAAATCAGTAAAACCAAAGTTACCGATTTTTAGAGAATTGTTAAGAAGGTTTCACGGCATGATCCTATTtgcaaatttaatttttacgaatatatttcagttatttaaattttcgcaatgtaattaa